The genomic region CAGCTGTGCGAGAAGGAGCCCTGGATCGAGCAGGAGGTGATCCACTTCTGATAGAGAAAGCCAGGATTCGAGAAAGAGCAGGCCCACCGGCTTGTGGAGGAAGGGCATGAAAGGGCGTAAAGCGATGACCCATGCTTCTCCCGGGACCATCCGTCTTTCCCTCGATCGACCCACCAGCAACTTCTGGGTGGATACAGGGCTCGTTGTGCTCCTGGGGCACTTCGGCGAAGGGGAACACCCGATAGATGAAGTCCTGGAATGGCTTCAGGGCCGGCTCCTTCAACCCACAGGCAATAAGGGGTTGTATTACGACAAGGCAACGGGGGAGATCCGAGAATATGACAAGATGAACTGGGTCTACCCGACAAACCTCTTCATTAAAGTATCCGGACAGGCGCCCAAAATCAAAATCGATGGACAAGACTACTTTGAGCACCCGCCCAGGTTCGAACTCAGCCTCAAGCTCAGCAAAAAGCCGGATATCTGTGACATCTGCGGCGACAACGCTCCGCTAACGAACGCCGCCATGTGGATGTATCCCTTCGTGGTGGATCCCCAGAAGTTCGGCACGTTCTACCCGGGAACAAAGCGAGGCCTGCAGCTGTGCGCCCGCTGCGCCCTGGCGGGGCTGGCCGGATACCTGGGCTGGTTGTGGAAGGCCCAGAGGAACGTCCTCCACTTCTTCATCTTCCACTCCAGCTTAAGGGAACTGAAGCGGCTTCACGAGGAGATCCTGGAGCCCCTTCGCGTGGGTGGCGGGCGGGGCGGGACAGCGCCGGTCGCCTTCGCCGGCCCCTATCTGCACGAGACCGCATGGGGTCTCCTGCTGGCCCTCTTCTCTCACGTGCGGCAGTCCGATCAGCTCTCCCTCGAGGCTCGACAGCTGCTGGCCTCACTGCTGGGGGCCGTCGGGGCCGATCCACCTCCTGCTCCCATCACCCTTTACGCGGTGATGGGCACGCCCGGACAGGCCTTCAGTATGAAGGCCATGCGGGAGTTCTCCAGGCTGCACCGGCTCTATCGACTCTATGAGAGCTGGATCGAACATCTGCGAGCGACCGGCATAGAGACTGTCAGGCCCCACCAGCGCCTCGTGGACATCTTCCGACAGTTCGAAGCCCAGCAGGGGCAGGACCTGGAGACGATCTGGAGGGATCGGATCTCGTGGGCCATCCTGGAGTTCAACGATCCCTCGCCCTTCGTGGAGCAGTTCCTGTATGAGGCCCGCGCCCGGGAGAAGAACCCTCGACCGCTGATATGGGGAACGATAGAGATCCTGAACCACTACCTGAAGGAGGTGTTTGACATGGATGAGCAATTCCAGCGCACGCTGGCCGGATTCGGACACTCCCTGGGGTCGGCTGCGGAGCAGCATAACGAGATGGGGCTGCTGTATGCCCTGCGCAACGCCAAGAACCCGGAGGATTTCTACCGGGTTCTCAACGATATCCAGTTCCGGCTTCAGCTCACCATCCCGGAGGCTCTCCTGCGCATCGAACGCGGCGAGCGCATCGCCGGCGTCCCATGGGTGCGGGTGAAGACATTGCTCTCAATTTACGCGATGAACGCTTTCCTTCGTAAAAGGGTTCCGCAGCAGGAGCCATCTCAGAGCAAGGAGGCCCAACCATGAGCAAGGCCCTCGTCATCGGTTATCTGGCCAAAGTCTCAGCGGCCAATGTGAATGCTTCCCACACGGAAGGCAATGTGGTCGTCACCAAGAAGGTGACGCTGCCCGACGGAAGCACGATTCCCTACATCTCCGGGCAGGCGATCCGGCGGATGCTCCGGGATCGCCTGGAGGAGCTTGGATACCCGCTCTCGGAACCATTCGCCCAGGTGAGCGGGCAGGAGGTCACGCCGCCCGTGCGCCCCTGGGAGTTCATCGACGAGGATCTGTTCGGCTACCTGGATCCCTCCGGCGGACGACGGCGCACCTCTCCGGTACGCGTGTCGGCAGCAGTGGGGCTCTTTCCCTTCCAGGGCGACCGAGACCTCGGCACCCGCTCCTTCGAGCGCTTCGGACAGGCGATGGCCGCCGGTGGCAACATGTTCGAGACCGAGCTCTACGCCAACCTCTTCAAGGGCACAATCCTCGTGGAGCTGGACCGGGTAGGAAAATGGAGGAGCCGGTATGAGCTGATTCAGCCGAGCTCTAAAGAGAAAGAGTCCGATCGAGAGAAGGAGGAAAAGAATCGGGATGAGCAAAAGAAACATGAATTACAGGGGAACGCATTAGTTAGGATCCAAGATTTATCCCCTCCGTTAAGGGGATTCTTGGCAGAACTGATTCCTCAGGAAAAGCAAAGGCGCCTGCAGACGCTCCTGGAAGCCCTCAACCTCCTCTGGGGAGGGGGACGCACGGCGCGGATGCTGGCCGATCTTTCGCCGAAGTTCTTCGCTTATGCCCGGCTGAGGGTGAAACATCCTGTCTTCCTGGAAGCAATGGTCGCACACTATGAGGACGGCCGATACCTCCTGGACCAGGTCCCGCTGAAAAACGCGCTGGAGAGGTTCGCCCCCTATCGGGAGCGCGTGATCTTCGGCGTGGAGCCCGGGATCTTCGGGAACGAGGAGGAAATCCGGCAGGCCCTCCAACCCTATGGAGAGGTCCTCTCTGTCCATCATGCTCTGAAGAAAGCCCAGGAGGATGTGAGCCAGCTATGGAACGGATCCTCGTCGTGATGGTTCGGGCGCCGGTGGTCTCCTTCCGGCGCCCGATGGATCACAACTATCAGCGAACGCTCCCCATGCCACCGCCGACGACGCTCCTGGGCATCGCCGGGGCAGCGCTGGGGCTCTCGGATCGGGAGCTATGGGCGCAGGATAGCCCGATGCGGGATCTCCGGGTCTCGGTCTGGATCGAGGGAGAGACCGGCCGCGCCTATGATATGTGGACCGTTCTTAAGATCAAGGGCGGCAGGATCGCCGAGCGCTCTCCGTATTTCCGCGAGCTGCTTTTTTTCGCCGATTACACCCTCCTCTATGGCGGGAGGGAGGAGCTCCTGCGCCGTCTGGAACGGGCCTTCCAGGATCCCGTTTATGCACTCTCCCTCGGTCGCGAGGATGAGCTGATGCTCATCGAGGATATCCGGTGGGGAGAGGCCGCGCCCGGGGAGCCCCGATTCCGGGGAACAGTCCTGCCGGTGGATCTGCGCCAGACGCCCGGCGCCCGGCCTATCCTCACGCCCGGCGCTTCCTTCGAGCCGCCGGTGGTGGAGACGCTTCCCCTACGCTTCCGGGTGGACACAAAGGGCATTCGACATCCTGAATCCTCCATCCCTCTCACGTTCCTTCCGTTAAGCCTGGAGCTCGAGGTTCCCGGCATGCCAGCGCTTCAATGGGAGGGGAGGAATTTCACATGGCTGAACTCCTCGCCAAGCCCGACGTCCCGCTCCTCTTCCACTTAGAGGAGGTCATCCGCCTGGGAGCGGAGATCGCGGAACGCATGCGGCTCCCCCCTCGCCTCCGGGCCAAAGCCCTTCTGGCGTGCGCCCTGCACGACATCGGGAAAGCCACCCGGGGCTTCCAGGACTACATGCGCGCCCTCCGCATGGTCCAGGAAGCGGAACAACGCGGGGCACCTGCCCCGGAACAGGAGTGCCTGCGACGGATCGCCCGCCAGAGGAAAGCGCGGGCCTACCCTCACGCCCTGGCTTCCCTGCCTATCGCGCTCGCGGCAGAGGGCAATCTGCCCTCAGGCCCGGGAGAAAGTCCCAGCGCCTTCGAGGCCACCGCTGCGGTGCTTTCCCATCATTCCCCACTGGGACCGGAGCTCTATAAGGGCTATGAGAGTCTCCCCGATTATCTCTGGGATGACCTCCCTGATCTCCTGCGTGCTCTCTGGGAGCTCATGTATGAGCACGGCGTGGATGAGCTCCCCGCGCTGAAGGATATCGAACCCCAGATCCGGATCCTCGCTCGCCAGACGCCCGCTGCCCTCCTGGAGCAACCTCTCTCCTTTGGAAACGAATCCCGCACGCTGCGGGGAATGCTCCAGCGCCTGCCCCCCCAGGATTTCGCCCGGGTGAAGACCGTGCTCCATCTGGCCGACTGGCTGGCCTCCGCGAAATCCCCATGTCCTTCGGCACTGTTCCTCAGCGCCGGAACCCTCACCGTCCAGCGCTCCATGGAAACCCGCGGGCAGTCGCTCCGGGATTTCCAGCGGAGGGCACAATCGGCCGCCGACCGGGAGATACTCCTGCTTCGAGCGCCAACAGGAACCGGCAAGACGGAAGCCCTGCTGCTATGGGCCGGCCGGGCGGAACGGATCATCTACCTCCTGCCCACCCAGGCGACGACCAATGCGATGTGGCGGCGCCTGCGTGGGATCTACGGCAATGACGCGGTGGGGCTGGCCCACGGACGGGCCAGCTATATGCTCCGGCGGGAGTTCGATGAGGATCCCCTGGACCTCCGACTGTTCGGATCGGTCTTCGCCAAGCCGGTGACCGTGGCCACCCTGGATCAATATCTCTTGGCGCACCTTCACGGACGGCACTGGGAGGAGCGGCGGAGCCTCGCCCGGGGCGCTACGCTGATCCTGGACGAGATCCACGCGTATGAGCCTTATACCCTGGGGCTGCTCCTGGAGGCCCTGAGCCGGGAGCCCCCAGCCCGCCTAGCCCTGGCCAGCGCCACCCTTCCCGATCCCCTCCTCCAGCTCTTCCCCCCCGGAGAGCCAGTGGATGCGGAACCGGACCTCTGGGCGCGACGCC from Thermoflexus hugenholtzii JAD2 harbors:
- a CDS encoding CRISPR-associated helicase/endonuclease Cas3 codes for the protein MAELLAKPDVPLLFHLEEVIRLGAEIAERMRLPPRLRAKALLACALHDIGKATRGFQDYMRALRMVQEAEQRGAPAPEQECLRRIARQRKARAYPHALASLPIALAAEGNLPSGPGESPSAFEATAAVLSHHSPLGPELYKGYESLPDYLWDDLPDLLRALWELMYEHGVDELPALKDIEPQIRILARQTPAALLEQPLSFGNESRTLRGMLQRLPPQDFARVKTVLHLADWLASAKSPCPSALFLSAGTLTVQRSMETRGQSLRDFQRRAQSAADREILLLRAPTGTGKTEALLLWAGRAERIIYLLPTQATTNAMWRRLRGIYGNDAVGLAHGRASYMLRREFDEDPLDLRLFGSVFAKPVTVATLDQYLLAHLHGRHWEERRSLARGATLILDEIHAYEPYTLGLLLEALSREPPARLALASATLPDPLLQLFPPGEPVDAEPDLWARRRHRIRLCGGRLTDHGLEIAMDLARKGKTVLVIANTVRDARQLYRQLREAHRWPQRALLHSRFTLADRARKEEEAQRPQPGTILIATQVVEVSLDISYDAMITEIAPMDALVQRMGRVNRQGIHPPAPVWICQDWSEGAQRVYGREILLWSRELLEALPETPSDADLAHAVQQLYERVMSDPAWQRELEDGRTAMREIQQILGCYTIDLSDEEMKNRFTARRGTLSIEVLPEVLASEADALRERGEMWRLPELLVPVPIYWLKEHGTFFTPRTDLGCFQTALPYHPEEGLQEPEPQTAGPRGVIVE
- the cas7i gene encoding type I-B CRISPR-associated protein Cas7/Cst2/DevR; translated protein: MSKALVIGYLAKVSAANVNASHTEGNVVVTKKVTLPDGSTIPYISGQAIRRMLRDRLEELGYPLSEPFAQVSGQEVTPPVRPWEFIDEDLFGYLDPSGGRRRTSPVRVSAAVGLFPFQGDRDLGTRSFERFGQAMAAGGNMFETELYANLFKGTILVELDRVGKWRSRYELIQPSSKEKESDREKEEKNRDEQKKHELQGNALVRIQDLSPPLRGFLAELIPQEKQRRLQTLLEALNLLWGGGRTARMLADLSPKFFAYARLRVKHPVFLEAMVAHYEDGRYLLDQVPLKNALERFAPYRERVIFGVEPGIFGNEEEIRQALQPYGEVLSVHHALKKAQEDVSQLWNGSSS
- the cas5 gene encoding CRISPR-associated protein Cas5 — translated: MERILVVMVRAPVVSFRRPMDHNYQRTLPMPPPTTLLGIAGAALGLSDRELWAQDSPMRDLRVSVWIEGETGRAYDMWTVLKIKGGRIAERSPYFRELLFFADYTLLYGGREELLRRLERAFQDPVYALSLGREDELMLIEDIRWGEAAPGEPRFRGTVLPVDLRQTPGARPILTPGASFEPPVVETLPLRFRVDTKGIRHPESSIPLTFLPLSLELEVPGMPALQWEGRNFTWLNSSPSPTSRSSST